From the Halogeometricum rufum genome, the window ACTGGCCGAGTCCCAGTAGCGGCGGAGCGTCGCCGGTCGGCGTCCCCGTCCACGTCCGAGTCCGGAGCCGTCGCCCTCGGGGTCAGACGTACCGCGACAGCGCCTCGAACGCGCGTTCGGCCGCCTCGTCCGGCCGGTCCGGGTAGGTGTACAGTTCGAGCGTGACGAACCCGTCGTAGCCGACGCCGTCGAGGGCGTCGAACACGGCCGCGAAGTCGAGGTCGCCGTCGCCGGGGACGAGGTGGTAGTGCTTCCCGCGGACGCCGCCGGCGATGTCTTCGAGGTGGACGCCGGTGATGTGACCGGCGGCCTTCTCGATGCTCTCGCGGGGGTCCTCGCCGTAGACGGCGGCGTGTCCCACGTCGAGGTTGACGCCGAGTCCGTCGCGGCCCACGTCGTCGATGAGCGTCAGCACCTCGTCGGTACTCTCGACGAGGAGTTCGGGTTCGAACTCGATGCCGACGTCCACCCCGCGCGGTTCGGCGTAGTCGAGGATGTCGTGCAGGGAGTCCAGCAGGTGGTCGTACGCCGTCTCCGGCATCGTCCCCGGGAGGGGGCGACCGCTGGCGAGGCAGACGGCCGGCGCGCCCGTGGCGTCGGCCAGGTCGACGGCGCGCTTCGTGTAGTCGACGCGCCACGCGCGCAGGTCGGCGTCCGGGTTGACGACGCTCGGTTCGAAGAACGACGACGGCGGCGCGTCGTCGTAGTAGCCCGTCGCCGTGTTCGCGTTGACGTTCGAGACGGCGACGCCGGTGTCGTCGAGGGCGTCGGCGAGGGCCGCCTCGTCGTCCGCGTCGAACTCCGGGAAGTACGCGTGGGGCGCGTCGCCGAGTATCTCGACTCCCGCGTAGCCGTGGCCGGCGATGCGCCGGACGGCCTCGGGGAGCGTGTGGTTCGTGTAGGCGTTCGTCGAGAATGCGAGTTTCATCGTTGGGTCGTCAGCTCACGTCGAAGTATCTGGACAGCACCGTGGCGGGGACGAGGAACGCGGCGGCGGCCGCGGCGAACGCCGGCCCCGCGACGACGGCGACGGCGGCGTCGAGGAGGACGATGCCGAGGACGCAGGTGCCGACGGCGGGACCGACGTTCGCGGGCGTCGGGTCGGCCATGGCCGGGGCGAGCGCTCGCCAGTCCCACGCGAGGAAGCACGCGGCGACGACGGTGGCGAGGAGGCCCGTCGCCGTCGTGCCGAGGAGGGTGGCGACGACGGCGACGACCATCGCGGCCAGCGTGGCCGCCGCGGCGGTGAGTGCCACGGCCGACGCCTCGCCGCCGCCCGTCTCGGCCTCCGCCATCCGGGTCAGCGCGGCGACGTAGCCGACGACGGCCGCCGGGAACAGGAGCGCGACGCCGCCGAACGCGGCCGCTCCGGCGACCGACAGGCCGAGGGCGACGTTCAGTCCGCGGGCCGCGCCCATGGCGAGGAACCCCGCGGGGCCGCCCTTCAGGAGGCCGTCGTAGAGGGCGACGGCGAGGGCGAGCGTCGCGGCCGTCGCGCCCGGGACGGCCCCGCCGACGGCCGTCGCGAGGACGACGCCGGCGAGGAGGAGTCCGACCCCGAGCGAGAGCGCCTCGGTCCGCCCGACGCGACCCGAGGGAATCGGTCGGTTCGGGCGGTGTCTGCGGTCTTCGGCCGCGTCGGCCACGTCGTTGAGCGTCGTGCCCGCGGCGTAGACGAGGACGGACGCGAGACAGAGGCCGACCACCGTCGGGAGCGACGCCGTCGCGCCGAGGGCGACGGCGAGGGCGACG encodes:
- a CDS encoding sugar phosphate isomerase/epimerase family protein, encoding MKLAFSTNAYTNHTLPEAVRRIAGHGYAGVEILGDAPHAYFPEFDADDEAALADALDDTGVAVSNVNANTATGYYDDAPPSSFFEPSVVNPDADLRAWRVDYTKRAVDLADATGAPAVCLASGRPLPGTMPETAYDHLLDSLHDILDYAEPRGVDVGIEFEPELLVESTDEVLTLIDDVGRDGLGVNLDVGHAAVYGEDPRESIEKAAGHITGVHLEDIAGGVRGKHYHLVPGDGDLDFAAVFDALDGVGYDGFVTLELYTYPDRPDEAAERAFEALSRYV
- a CDS encoding UbiA family prenyltransferase, with protein sequence MATGVGDALGVESVRRVASDYADLIRLPNVFTAPPDVLAGVALAVALGATASLPTVVGLCLASVLVYAAGTTLNDVADAAEDRRHRPNRPIPSGRVGRTEALSLGVGLLLAGVVLATAVGGAVPGATAATLALAVALYDGLLKGGPAGFLAMGAARGLNVALGLSVAGAAAFGGVALLFPAAVVGYVAALTRMAEAETGGGEASAVALTAAAATLAAMVVAVVATLLGTTATGLLATVVAACFLAWDWRALAPAMADPTPANVGPAVGTCVLGIVLLDAAVAVVAGPAFAAAAAAFLVPATVLSRYFDVS